The following proteins come from a genomic window of Panthera leo isolate Ple1 chromosome E2, P.leo_Ple1_pat1.1, whole genome shotgun sequence:
- the CAPNS2 gene encoding calpain small subunit 2 translates to MFLAKALLEGADRGLGEALGGLLGGGGQRRGGGGGGGRNIGGIVGGIVNFISEAAAAQYTPEPPPTQQHFTNVEANESEEVRRFRQQFAQLAGPDMEVGATDLMNILNKVLSKHKDLKTDGFSLDTCRSIVSVMDSDTTGKLGFEEFKYLWNNIKKWQCVYKQYDRDHSGSLGSSQLRGALQAAGFQLNEQLYQMIIRRYADEDGSMDFNNFISCLVRLDAMFRAFKSLDRGAGGLVQVSIQEWLQLTMYS, encoded by the coding sequence ATGTTTCTGGCAAAGGCTTTATTGGAAGGGGCTGATCGGGGTCTTGGGGAAGCTCTTGGAGGCCTTCTTGGAGGAGGCGgtcagagaagaggaggaggaggtggaggaggaagaaatattGGCGGGATAGTCGGAGGAATTGTGAATTTCATCAGCGAGGCTGCCGCAGCTCAGTACACCCCAGAACCCCCTCCCACTCAGCAGCATTTCACCAACGTGGAGGCCAACGAAAGTGAGGAAGTTCGTCGGTTTCGGCAACAGTTTGCACAGCTGGCTGGGCCGGACATGGAGGTGGGTGCCACCGACCTAATGAATATTCTCAACAAAGTCCTTTCTAAGCACAAGGACCTGAAGACCGACGGCTTTAGTCTTGACACCTGCCGGAGCATCGTGTCTGTGATGGACAGTGACACGACCGGCAAGCTGGGCTTTGAAGAATTTAAGTACCTCTGGAACAACATCAAGAAATGGCAGTGCGTTTATAAGCAGTATGACAGGGACCATTCTGGGtctctgggaagttctcagctgcGAGGGGCTCTCCAGGCAGCAGGTTTCCAGCTAAACGAGCAACTTTACCAGATGATCATCCGCCGGTACGCCGACGAGGATGGAAGCATGGATTTCAACAATTTCATCAGCTGCCTGGTCCGCCTGGATGCCATGTTCCGTGCCTTCAAGTCTCTGGATAGAGGTGCAGGCGGCCTGGTTCAGGTGTCCATCCAAGAATGGCTGCAGCTGACCATGTATTCCTGA